A portion of the Leptospira noumeaensis genome contains these proteins:
- the pepN gene encoding aminopeptidase N, which yields MKKLLQIFTLIPFVLLLDCRLKKPVYHLTQSEAETRFEIIEDIHYELDVHLTPEDSFSGKVKIRFLGKKLRDLRLDYYQGKIKSIVLNEENLTNLPYENGHIQLPANHLMIGNNTLTVEFETPYAKTGNGLHKFTDPDDKEVYLYSQFEAFHANKMFPCFDQPDLKATFKLSTTAPKNWRVISTTLPNGQSKGTNPEEISYSFPESAKISTYVFSLHAGPYQVWEDNFESIPLRLLVRKSLAKYVDPKDWFTFTKEGFAFFNSYFGIPYPFLKYDQIIVPEFNFGAMENVGAVTFSERFVSRAPMTRSQRENLSDVVLHEMAHMWFGNLVTMRWWNGLWLNESFATYMASLAQAKNSEFKETWISFFEKMKQWAYDEDSYITNHPVEAKVSDTEEAFTQFDGITYGKGASVLKQLVYFIGEEAFQRGVQNYLRKYSYSNSTLTDFLKELEFASGFPMKKWSKDWLETKGTNQVELTTICADNQLYWKIVQSAPGLDNKLRDHKTILGLYYFDKPNKLLSYEEFPVVYSGRSSNAIFSVKTCPDYRFINAEDHDFAIWKWTEPNKENLEYVLEYDTDPMRKLILWTDYFRQVQLANITFDEFKDTAIRLYPKESDTKIKRWILSRVAGDNGSTYITSRYWFPEEKRIRDFDSLQSFIWEELNKSKPGSDEQRYLFVSLIDSTYSTTAKKRLYDFLENKLSVNGLKIDQDLRWNLIVKLSSLETDRTQIQSIIDREKKVDPSSRGVNSSLAAEAAEPNRTVKDKWIKILLNPKSSQYSSSTLRVVSYSLFPESQKDIQLGFLDTYFDALDRFNRGEDENYLDAFAKSLAPDFCTDETLLILKKFTGNHPKLPATIKKTLLKQIDSEKKCIQMKNKHKDLITN from the coding sequence ATGAAAAAACTTTTACAAATTTTTACCTTAATTCCCTTTGTTTTGCTTTTGGATTGTCGTCTGAAAAAACCAGTTTACCACCTAACACAATCAGAAGCAGAAACTAGGTTCGAAATTATAGAAGACATACACTACGAATTAGATGTCCATTTAACTCCGGAAGATAGTTTTTCAGGAAAGGTCAAAATTCGATTTTTGGGAAAAAAACTCCGAGACCTGAGACTGGATTATTACCAAGGGAAAATCAAAAGTATCGTTTTAAACGAAGAAAATCTCACAAACCTCCCTTACGAAAATGGTCATATCCAATTGCCTGCAAACCATCTAATGATTGGTAACAACACTCTCACTGTTGAATTTGAAACTCCTTATGCCAAAACTGGAAACGGTCTACATAAATTCACTGATCCCGATGATAAAGAAGTATATCTGTATTCACAATTCGAAGCATTCCATGCAAACAAAATGTTCCCTTGTTTTGACCAACCTGATTTAAAAGCCACTTTCAAACTCAGTACAACTGCACCAAAAAACTGGAGAGTCATATCCACTACTCTTCCCAACGGGCAATCCAAAGGAACAAACCCAGAGGAAATTTCTTACTCCTTTCCAGAATCAGCAAAAATTTCGACTTATGTTTTTTCTCTCCACGCAGGCCCTTACCAAGTTTGGGAAGATAACTTTGAATCCATCCCTCTAAGATTACTTGTTAGAAAATCTCTCGCAAAGTATGTAGATCCAAAAGACTGGTTTACTTTTACCAAAGAAGGATTTGCTTTTTTTAATTCTTATTTTGGAATCCCCTATCCCTTCTTAAAATATGATCAAATCATCGTCCCAGAATTTAACTTTGGAGCCATGGAAAATGTTGGGGCCGTAACTTTTTCGGAACGATTTGTTTCTCGAGCACCAATGACAAGATCCCAAAGAGAAAATCTTTCTGATGTTGTTTTACACGAAATGGCACATATGTGGTTTGGAAATCTTGTTACGATGCGTTGGTGGAATGGACTTTGGCTTAACGAAAGTTTTGCGACTTATATGGCGAGCCTAGCCCAAGCAAAAAATTCAGAATTCAAAGAAACTTGGATTAGTTTTTTTGAAAAAATGAAACAATGGGCTTACGATGAAGATAGTTATATTACGAACCATCCTGTAGAAGCAAAAGTTTCTGACACGGAAGAAGCCTTCACCCAATTTGATGGAATCACTTACGGAAAAGGTGCCTCTGTTCTCAAACAATTAGTATATTTTATTGGCGAAGAGGCCTTCCAACGCGGTGTACAAAATTATCTTCGTAAATATTCTTATTCGAATTCTACACTGACTGACTTTTTAAAAGAGTTGGAATTTGCGAGTGGTTTCCCAATGAAAAAATGGTCCAAAGATTGGTTGGAAACCAAAGGTACCAACCAAGTGGAACTAACGACGATTTGTGCAGACAACCAATTGTATTGGAAAATTGTACAATCAGCTCCTGGTTTGGATAACAAACTTAGAGACCATAAAACCATACTGGGACTTTATTATTTTGATAAACCAAACAAACTACTTAGTTATGAAGAATTTCCTGTAGTTTATTCTGGTCGTTCTTCCAACGCAATTTTTTCTGTAAAAACTTGTCCTGATTATCGTTTTATCAATGCAGAAGATCATGACTTTGCCATTTGGAAATGGACAGAACCAAATAAAGAAAATTTGGAATATGTTTTAGAATATGATACAGACCCAATGAGAAAACTCATTTTGTGGACTGATTATTTTAGACAAGTCCAGTTAGCAAATATTACCTTTGATGAATTTAAAGATACTGCCATTCGTTTGTATCCAAAAGAATCTGATACTAAAATCAAACGATGGATTTTATCACGTGTGGCTGGAGACAATGGTTCCACATATATCACCAGTCGTTATTGGTTTCCTGAAGAAAAACGAATTCGTGATTTTGATTCCTTACAAAGTTTTATTTGGGAAGAGTTAAATAAATCAAAACCGGGAAGTGATGAACAAAGATATTTATTTGTTTCCTTAATCGATTCAACTTATTCCACAACGGCTAAAAAACGATTATACGACTTTTTGGAAAACAAACTCTCCGTGAACGGATTAAAAATCGATCAAGACTTAAGATGGAACTTAATCGTAAAACTAAGTTCCTTGGAAACAGACAGAACCCAAATCCAATCCATCATCGATCGTGAGAAAAAAGTAGATCCTTCTAGTAGAGGAGTAAACTCTAGTTTGGCGGCCGAAGCTGCAGAACCCAATCGCACTGTAAAAGACAAATGGATCAAAATCCTTCTCAACCCTAAGTCGAGTCAATATTCATCTTCTACGCTTCGAGTGGTTTCTTATTCTTTATTCCCCGAAAGCCAAAAAGACATCCAATTAGGTTTTTTAGATACCTATTTTGATGCCCTCGACCGCTTCAATCGAGGTGAAGATGAAAATTATTTAGATGCCTTTGCTAAAAGTTTGGCTCCAGATTTTTGCACAGACGAAACCTTACTTATTTTAAAAAAGTTTACCGGGAACCATCCAAAACTTCCTGCAACGATCAAAAAAACTCTTTTGAAACAAATTGATTCAGAGAAAAAATGCATCCAGATGAAAAACAAACATAAAGATCTCATCACAAACTAA
- a CDS encoding tetratricopeptide repeat protein, whose amino-acid sequence MESVRKYLSLVFIFVIFQPTLFAIDSDAMKEGKKAFSKKAYGEAIKKFTKHADSHPQDGEAYMYLGYIYEYKKDYPKSIQNFRRAADLDLDKDQRKTVLLKLALFFNYHQDWNLSATYSSRYLKYDPKNEEVQKIYNRAVGNKGNPSSTHSYSHPTKVETKPTETKHSETKKDNPKKTEDVSESGETTKPSESYEPILANQPHLEDVRWDYVLALFEEKKYDKAEANLKILIEKNPSRSRYHYKLGIVKLRQDDPKSAIESFERAKKNPFSKDTNVFLYYVYLNEGFAFQKLAEIDKAETSFQQAYKQLQKDPPLLALARLYEQKSDWENCISSADKALSLNPNQVESHMFRFVCMFEAGKRTKKFDASFAKYAEFIDSKFSDLTQTPEKYQVGFIKLARRYTETNAFDKAETYFSVLEKDPTRAESREFLFYRGRNYFYSGKVDSAISILQKVTGSSSGHYLLARCYSKKGDVPKTKEQFKLAADLKPEYWTSESLEKDFKEVWKDSSFREFIGTKAGTVSAQVKP is encoded by the coding sequence TTGGAATCCGTGCGGAAATATCTTTCCTTAGTTTTTATCTTTGTAATCTTTCAACCTACACTCTTCGCGATTGATAGCGATGCGATGAAGGAAGGAAAAAAGGCTTTTTCAAAAAAAGCTTATGGCGAAGCGATTAAAAAATTTACAAAACACGCCGACTCACACCCGCAAGACGGTGAAGCTTATATGTATTTGGGTTATATCTATGAATATAAAAAAGATTATCCCAAATCCATTCAAAACTTTAGAAGGGCTGCCGATTTGGATTTGGACAAAGACCAAAGAAAAACTGTCCTTCTCAAACTTGCATTATTTTTTAATTACCACCAAGACTGGAATTTATCAGCAACATACTCTTCTCGTTATCTGAAATATGATCCTAAAAACGAAGAAGTACAAAAGATTTACAACCGTGCTGTTGGAAACAAAGGAAATCCTTCATCCACACATTCTTATTCGCACCCAACAAAAGTAGAAACGAAACCCACTGAGACAAAACATTCGGAAACCAAAAAGGATAATCCTAAAAAAACTGAGGATGTATCGGAATCAGGAGAAACTACGAAACCAAGTGAATCCTATGAACCAATTTTGGCAAACCAACCTCACCTAGAGGATGTTCGTTGGGATTATGTTTTGGCATTGTTTGAGGAAAAAAAATACGATAAAGCGGAAGCAAACCTCAAAATCCTGATCGAAAAAAATCCGTCCAGATCTAGATACCATTACAAACTAGGAATCGTGAAATTACGACAGGACGATCCTAAGTCAGCGATAGAATCTTTTGAGCGGGCCAAAAAAAATCCGTTTTCCAAAGATACAAATGTATTTTTATATTATGTATATTTGAATGAAGGATTTGCCTTCCAAAAGTTAGCCGAGATTGATAAAGCGGAAACATCTTTCCAACAGGCTTACAAACAATTACAAAAAGATCCTCCCCTTTTGGCATTGGCAAGATTGTACGAACAAAAATCGGATTGGGAAAATTGTATTTCATCGGCCGACAAAGCCTTATCACTCAATCCCAACCAAGTAGAATCTCATATGTTTCGTTTTGTTTGTATGTTTGAGGCAGGCAAAAGAACAAAAAAATTTGATGCAAGTTTTGCTAAGTATGCCGAATTCATTGATTCTAAATTTTCAGATTTAACACAAACTCCAGAAAAATACCAAGTTGGGTTTATCAAACTAGCAAGACGTTATACGGAAACGAATGCCTTTGACAAAGCGGAAACCTATTTTTCAGTTTTAGAAAAAGATCCTACTCGGGCAGAATCTCGGGAATTTTTGTTCTATCGTGGGCGTAATTATTTTTATTCAGGGAAAGTGGACTCTGCCATTTCTATCCTTCAAAAAGTAACAGGTTCCTCCTCGGGACATTATCTACTGGCTAGATGTTATTCCAAAAAGGGTGACGTTCCTAAAACCAAAGAACAGTTTAAGTTAGCGGCTGATTTAAAACCAGAGTATTGGACATCTGAATCTTTAGAGAAAGACTTTAAAGAGGTATGGAAGGATTCTTCGTTTCGAGAATTTATTGGCACCAAAGCTGGAACTGTGAGTGCCCAAGTAAAACCTTAA
- a CDS encoding KpsF/GutQ family sugar-phosphate isomerase, with the protein MTEKDTISIVKQALDDEISSLVHFRDKLDPSVKDCIDLILNSNGKVIVTGVGKSGDIAKKISHTLSSTGTSAYFLHPTDASHGDSGIVGPDDVVLAIGKSGESEELNYILPTLRKIGAKIVGITANAKSKLASLSDVVIITPVLKEACPLDLAPTSSTTIALVLGDAIAVALMELKNFQANDFALYHPAGRLGKRLSLYLSDVMRKGERNASIPLDANLETILKEITEKGIGATGVVDSNSKLVGLITDYDIRKYLTKNTLSPSVTAKEMMNANPNSFRPEEKAYDVLIKMEGRERPISVAPVVDEKGLFVGMVSLHDLLQRGL; encoded by the coding sequence ATGACAGAAAAAGATACTATATCAATCGTAAAACAAGCACTAGATGATGAAATTTCATCTCTCGTTCACTTTCGTGACAAACTTGATCCTTCCGTCAAAGATTGTATTGATCTCATTTTAAATTCCAATGGAAAAGTAATCGTCACAGGTGTTGGTAAGTCGGGTGACATTGCCAAAAAAATTTCCCATACACTTTCTTCTACAGGAACTTCTGCATATTTTTTACATCCAACAGATGCATCTCATGGAGATTCTGGAATTGTTGGGCCAGATGACGTGGTACTTGCCATTGGAAAAAGTGGGGAATCAGAAGAACTCAATTACATTCTTCCTACCCTTCGCAAAATTGGAGCAAAAATTGTTGGGATCACAGCAAACGCCAAATCAAAGTTAGCCTCCCTTTCCGACGTGGTCATCATTACCCCTGTTTTAAAAGAAGCCTGTCCTTTGGATTTAGCTCCCACTTCCAGTACAACCATTGCTCTAGTTCTAGGTGATGCCATTGCCGTGGCTCTTATGGAACTAAAGAATTTTCAAGCCAATGATTTTGCATTATACCATCCAGCAGGAAGACTGGGAAAACGACTTTCTTTGTATCTATCAGATGTTATGCGAAAGGGAGAGAGAAATGCCTCTATTCCTTTAGATGCAAATCTTGAAACCATTCTCAAAGAAATTACAGAGAAAGGGATCGGTGCTACAGGCGTTGTGGATTCAAATTCCAAACTAGTAGGTCTGATTACCGATTATGACATTAGAAAGTACCTTACAAAAAATACACTTTCACCTTCGGTCACTGCTAAAGAAATGATGAATGCAAATCCAAATAGTTTCAGACCCGAAGAGAAGGCTTATGATGTTCTCATCAAAATGGAAGGCCGCGAAAGACCTATCTCCGTGGCTCCTGTTGTGGATGAAAAGGGTTTATTTGTGGGGATGGTATCCCTTCACGATTTATTACAAAGAGGATTATAA
- a CDS encoding TRL domain-containing protein yields the protein MKLNSKFKTKSFVILVSIALTLSICNCINLGQPQGLGPTGFLYASYSLGLSERNLPKLPLKKGKSCVKRYGFFFTSGNASIESAASAGEISDIYRIEKEATNYLSLYSSLCTVVWGI from the coding sequence ATGAAACTAAATTCCAAATTTAAAACAAAATCATTCGTAATCTTGGTTTCCATCGCCTTAACTCTATCTATTTGCAATTGTATTAATTTAGGCCAACCACAAGGACTAGGACCTACGGGTTTTTTGTATGCTTCCTATTCCTTGGGTTTGTCTGAACGTAACTTACCAAAACTTCCCTTAAAAAAAGGAAAATCATGTGTAAAACGTTATGGGTTCTTTTTCACTTCAGGAAATGCAAGTATTGAATCTGCTGCAAGTGCAGGTGAGATTTCTGACATCTATCGAATCGAAAAAGAGGCAACGAATTACCTCTCTCTCTATTCTTCACTTTGTACAGTGGTTTGGGGAATTTAA
- a CDS encoding UpxY family transcription antiterminator: MSETNPPIEESAWYIVYTKPRAEKKLSELLKKYHLENYLPIRKERKKWTDRFKWIHVPILPSYIFVHIVFWRDKNKVLQLPGSHHFVFHKGQPATVSQDDLDILEEGLRKYADSLTVRPESVLEKGKMVRIISGPLQGKTMEILKVKNKTLVVLRIPGVETAFSYEIKVDDLAWEELLV; this comes from the coding sequence ATGTCCGAGACTAACCCCCCCATAGAAGAGAGTGCTTGGTACATTGTGTATACAAAACCAAGAGCGGAAAAAAAACTCAGTGAACTTCTAAAAAAATATCATTTGGAGAACTATCTCCCCATCCGTAAAGAAAGGAAAAAATGGACCGACCGATTTAAATGGATCCATGTCCCAATCCTACCTTCTTATATTTTTGTTCATATTGTCTTCTGGAGAGATAAAAATAAAGTCCTCCAATTACCGGGTTCTCATCATTTTGTATTTCATAAGGGTCAACCTGCTACCGTATCTCAGGACGATTTAGATATTTTAGAAGAAGGCCTTAGAAAGTATGCTGATTCCTTAACGGTACGTCCTGAATCCGTTTTAGAAAAAGGGAAAATGGTTCGAATCATCAGTGGGCCACTCCAAGGAAAAACAATGGAAATTTTAAAAGTTAAAAATAAAACCTTAGTGGTTCTAAGGATTCCAGGAGTTGAAACTGCGTTTTCTTATGAAATCAAAGTGGATGATTTGGCCTGGGAGGAATTGCTCGTATGA
- a CDS encoding TRL-like family protein — MNRTFFFSTLLVVFFSLFFENCASPGFGPRGFLYTKTKIGIFGTGESSKRRATSCVHSVLGLVSFGDASLEFLKSRSKIQNVTETNWTTLAILGIYANLCVEISGNE, encoded by the coding sequence TTGAATCGAACTTTTTTCTTTTCTACTCTTCTTGTGGTTTTTTTTAGTTTGTTTTTTGAAAACTGCGCTTCCCCTGGGTTTGGGCCCCGGGGATTTTTGTACACAAAAACCAAAATTGGAATTTTTGGAACGGGAGAATCATCCAAAAGACGAGCCACTTCTTGCGTACACTCTGTACTTGGCCTTGTTTCTTTTGGAGATGCTTCTTTGGAATTTTTAAAGTCTAGATCCAAAATTCAAAATGTTACCGAAACCAATTGGACAACACTCGCCATTCTTGGAATTTATGCAAACCTCTGTGTCGAAATCTCTGGTAACGAATGA
- a CDS encoding GMC family oxidoreductase, with the protein MGIPVFNEKIITPKKHAEIIKENKIENGTWELNADVVIIGSGAGGSVAASELARNGWKVVLIEEGSYFTPAQFNSDEFISQARLYRDAGFIVSEEQTLSILQGKSIGGSTTVNWQTSLYPPDYVTNEWSERFGWQGYSRDEMDSYVSEVHERLGVHEVPDNLVNANNNVLRVGGKKIGLTPQVLRNNNRGCIGLGRCGLGCPINAKQSAFLTWIPDAIEAGAIVVSNMRAAKIKEGKIKTVIAEFTPDAYETAPKEVIQIMEINAPVVIVSAGAIEGPALLQRSGIGNGWVGRNLKVHPTSTIFGKFDSEIKMFQGPPQSIVIKDGHNQNGTGYGFWLEAAPYRPTLASSLVPFYGKQQFDVMKDFTKYNAGIVLVRDGADGEANASVKYSLGRRKVYFELTPTDGLNMLRGLKALAEVTVAAGAKELIFPFTRFTEPYKVTGNDNFDWILKESTKPGDLTVGSAHPHGSIQSANDPEKGAVDLNLEIYGHKNIFVMDASVYPTGLSVNPQITTMSIVLRASRNLASQKEERTKI; encoded by the coding sequence ATGGGAATTCCTGTTTTTAACGAAAAAATCATCACACCAAAAAAACACGCAGAGATCATCAAAGAAAACAAAATTGAAAATGGAACTTGGGAACTGAATGCCGATGTTGTCATCATTGGGTCTGGTGCCGGTGGATCCGTTGCAGCCAGTGAACTTGCTAGAAATGGTTGGAAAGTAGTTCTCATTGAAGAGGGAAGTTACTTTACCCCTGCCCAGTTCAATTCTGATGAATTCATTTCGCAAGCTAGACTTTATCGGGATGCGGGGTTCATTGTTAGCGAAGAACAAACACTATCGATTTTGCAAGGGAAGTCCATCGGTGGATCTACAACCGTCAATTGGCAAACCTCACTTTATCCTCCTGACTATGTAACGAATGAATGGAGTGAACGATTTGGATGGCAAGGTTATTCCCGGGATGAAATGGATTCTTATGTTTCCGAAGTTCATGAAAGATTGGGTGTTCACGAAGTTCCGGATAACTTAGTGAATGCGAATAACAATGTCCTTCGTGTCGGTGGAAAAAAAATTGGCCTCACTCCACAGGTACTTCGTAATAACAACCGTGGTTGTATTGGGCTTGGTCGTTGTGGACTTGGTTGTCCTATCAACGCTAAACAATCTGCATTTTTAACTTGGATTCCCGATGCGATTGAAGCGGGTGCGATTGTTGTTTCGAATATGCGAGCGGCAAAAATCAAAGAAGGTAAAATTAAAACGGTTATTGCCGAATTTACACCTGATGCTTATGAAACGGCTCCGAAAGAAGTCATACAAATCATGGAAATCAATGCTCCTGTTGTGATTGTCAGTGCTGGTGCCATTGAAGGTCCTGCTCTTCTACAAAGGAGTGGGATTGGGAATGGATGGGTGGGTAGAAATTTAAAAGTCCATCCAACATCTACCATCTTTGGAAAATTTGATTCGGAAATCAAAATGTTCCAAGGCCCACCACAGTCTATTGTCATCAAAGATGGTCACAATCAAAATGGAACTGGTTATGGTTTTTGGTTGGAAGCGGCGCCTTACCGACCTACACTTGCTTCGTCCCTCGTTCCTTTTTACGGCAAACAACAGTTTGATGTGATGAAGGATTTTACAAAATACAATGCAGGGATTGTCCTTGTTCGTGATGGAGCTGATGGGGAAGCCAATGCGAGTGTGAAGTATAGTTTGGGTAGGCGAAAGGTTTATTTTGAACTAACACCCACAGACGGTCTCAATATGTTACGTGGATTAAAAGCCCTTGCGGAAGTGACTGTGGCTGCCGGTGCCAAAGAACTCATTTTTCCATTCACTCGGTTTACAGAGCCATACAAAGTCACAGGAAACGACAACTTTGATTGGATTTTGAAAGAAAGTACAAAACCTGGGGATCTAACGGTTGGTTCGGCACATCCACATGGCTCCATCCAGTCAGCAAACGATCCGGAAAAGGGCGCAGTTGATTTAAATTTGGAAATTTATGGTCATAAAAACATATTTGTCATGGATGCCTCAGTTTACCCCACTGGACTTTCGGTGAACCCACAGATAACGACGATGAGTATCGTTCTCAGAGCCTCAAGAAATCTGGCTTCTCAGAAAGAAGAAAGAACGAAGATCTAA
- a CDS encoding peptidoglycan recognition protein family protein — protein MRENFKKRFRDRIKGVYGSKSLVLVLFLNPLCQKLVKLSLIFLIFTGCIGIFRRAPDFPSMRIQGLVPYNELESVKNVKWSSLSKSRDPKSVSAIILHNSGKRKFPDFLKLSVDNQFMFHVYVDSEGNIFGDPQFLNHEWSAAPGIDLESIHIIYEGTQETLYNNRKQRNVLNQIISYLTEELDIPKSNYDVISKRGVFTHNQTKRRFGGFVDFSPCGSELALKQILSEIDGKYYEEDDWKDRFVTGWVLKKENKDILKETFKPTNGRGITKAEKIVFSKIEKDEKGFPPEEYRVKYTFRGKIKPSCVVLHYTAISEYFKSLRTLEARNLTASIMIDNNGKAYQLVDVLEDRAAAATGTNDNCIQIEIVAKDTEELLKQPEQIQTVKDLVIELTSKYKIPLSNEKVEDLSGVFSHTQAKKKWGGSIFLNAKDFDPGEDYMEMILNSIGGKYFSEPEWKNRKSIDWAILYRNFQP, from the coding sequence TTGAGAGAAAACTTTAAGAAACGATTTCGCGATAGGATAAAGGGTGTATACGGCTCCAAGTCACTTGTCCTTGTTTTATTTTTGAACCCATTGTGTCAGAAACTTGTAAAATTATCACTCATTTTCCTTATTTTTACTGGATGTATTGGTATTTTTCGAAGGGCCCCCGACTTTCCGTCCATGCGCATCCAAGGTTTGGTACCTTATAACGAACTGGAGTCGGTAAAAAATGTTAAATGGAGTTCTCTCTCCAAATCACGAGACCCAAAATCAGTTTCCGCCATCATCCTACACAATTCGGGAAAACGTAAGTTCCCTGATTTTCTCAAACTTTCCGTTGATAACCAATTTATGTTTCATGTTTATGTGGACTCGGAAGGAAATATCTTTGGAGATCCGCAATTTTTAAATCACGAATGGTCGGCCGCTCCAGGAATTGACTTAGAATCCATTCATATTATCTATGAAGGCACTCAAGAAACTCTCTACAACAATCGCAAACAACGTAACGTTCTAAACCAAATCATTTCTTATTTAACCGAAGAACTCGACATTCCCAAATCCAATTATGATGTCATTTCTAAACGTGGAGTTTTCACTCATAATCAAACCAAACGTCGGTTTGGCGGATTTGTTGATTTTTCTCCTTGTGGAAGTGAACTCGCACTCAAACAAATTCTTTCTGAAATCGATGGAAAATATTACGAGGAAGATGATTGGAAAGATCGTTTTGTAACTGGTTGGGTTTTAAAAAAAGAAAACAAAGATATTTTAAAAGAAACTTTTAAACCTACCAATGGAAGAGGGATAACCAAAGCAGAAAAAATTGTTTTTTCAAAGATTGAAAAAGATGAGAAAGGATTTCCTCCTGAAGAATATCGCGTGAAATACACTTTCCGAGGAAAAATCAAACCAAGTTGTGTGGTGTTACACTACACTGCCATTTCGGAATACTTTAAATCCCTTCGTACACTGGAAGCTCGTAACCTAACCGCATCTATCATGATCGATAATAACGGAAAGGCTTACCAACTAGTTGATGTTTTAGAAGATAGAGCAGCGGCTGCTACCGGCACGAACGATAATTGTATCCAAATCGAAATTGTTGCCAAAGACACAGAAGAACTACTCAAACAACCGGAACAAATCCAAACTGTGAAAGATCTTGTAATTGAACTCACATCAAAATATAAAATCCCTCTTTCGAATGAAAAAGTGGAAGATTTATCAGGTGTTTTTAGCCATACCCAAGCCAAGAAAAAGTGGGGTGGTTCTATTTTCCTAAACGCAAAAGACTTTGATCCAGGCGAAGACTATATGGAAATGATCCTAAATTCGATTGGTGGCAAATACTTTAGCGAACCAGAATGGAAAAATCGAAAGTCGATCGATTGGGCCATTTTATATCGTAATTTTCAACCATAA
- a CDS encoding type I 3-dehydroquinate dehydratase — MPDSYKIVASVGEDDLRHLQKKDVKDVDVIEVRLDLFSRNYIQKEMKKKLKALGLPVLFTYRRAEDSSVRSYVKLFHEDVEGILKDFNDNANYLDIELNREDTIFRNYETLNYRIIYSYHSFKKSILANEMTNFINKAKPVKKKNPIFKFAITPEDIEETADFLNDIKLLSKSNTMIGICMGELGLISRVFGDKFHSTFTYMTLGEPKAPGQISVDTFKKLRADLFRSPGSGKDSKED, encoded by the coding sequence ATGCCAGATTCTTATAAAATCGTAGCTTCTGTTGGTGAAGATGACCTTCGCCATTTACAAAAAAAAGATGTAAAAGATGTCGATGTCATCGAAGTCCGATTGGATCTTTTTTCTAGAAATTACATCCAAAAAGAAATGAAAAAAAAACTGAAGGCACTCGGTCTTCCCGTTCTATTCACATATAGAAGAGCAGAAGATAGTAGTGTTAGGTCTTATGTAAAACTTTTCCATGAAGATGTGGAAGGAATTTTAAAAGATTTTAATGATAACGCCAACTATCTAGACATTGAACTCAATCGTGAAGATACCATCTTTCGAAATTACGAAACTCTAAACTATAGAATCATTTATTCGTATCATTCTTTTAAAAAGTCTATCCTTGCCAATGAAATGACCAATTTCATAAACAAAGCAAAACCCGTTAAAAAGAAAAATCCAATTTTTAAGTTTGCGATCACACCGGAAGACATTGAAGAAACTGCAGATTTTCTAAACGATATCAAACTTTTATCTAAATCAAATACCATGATTGGAATTTGTATGGGTGAACTTGGCTTAATTTCGAGAGTGTTCGGTGATAAGTTTCATTCTACTTTCACCTATATGACACTCGGTGAACCAAAAGCCCCAGGCCAAATCTCCGTAGATACTTTTAAAAAACTACGCGCAGATTTGTTTAGAAGCCCAGGTTCTGGAAAAGATTCTAAAGAAGATTAA